One Pelobates fuscus isolate aPelFus1 chromosome 8, aPelFus1.pri, whole genome shotgun sequence genomic window carries:
- the LOC134571071 gene encoding claudin-4-like, whose product MASTGLQLLGLVLALIGWVGGIITCALPMWKVSAFIGSNIVVSQVVWEGLWMNCVVQSTGQMQCKVYDSLLALPQDLQAARALTIIGILVALLAVFIAIVGAKCTNCVEEENTKAKVSVVSGIVFLVAGLLMLIPVCWSANNIIRDFYNPLVSDAQKRELGASLYIGWAASGLLLLGGGMLCCSCPKKNDVAYTARYTAATSQPHSDYPTKNYV is encoded by the coding sequence ATGGCGTCAACTGGTCTCCAACTACTTGGCCTGGTGCTGGCTCTGATTGGCTGGGTGGGGGGCATCATCACCTGTGCCCTCCCTATGTGGAAGGTGTCGGCCTTCATTGGAAGTAACATTGTGGTGTCTCAGGTCGTGTGGGAGGGGCTGTGGATGAACTGCGTGGTGCAGAGCACTGGCCAGATGCAGTGCAAGGTGTACGACTCGCTACTGGCTCTACCCCAGGATTTGCAGGCTGCTCGTGCCCTCACTATCATTGGCATCCTGGTGGCTCTGCTTGCCGTGTTTATTGCTATTGTGGGTGCAAAGTGCACAAACTGCGTGGAGGAAGAGAATACAAAGGCAAAAGTCAGTGTGGTGTCCGGCATTGTCTTCCTGGTGGCTGGTCTCCTCATGCTCATCCCTGTCTGCTGGTCAGCCAACAACATCATCCGTGACTTCTATAACCCACTGGTGTCGGATGCCCAGAAGAGGGAGCTGGGGGCCTCTCTATACATTGGGTGGGCAGCTTCTGGCCTCCTTCTGCTCGGTGGGGGCATGCTGTGCTGCTCTTGCCCCAAAAAGAATGATGTGGCATATACAGCCCGGTACACAGCGGCCAcctctcagccacacagtgatTATCCCACCAAAAACTATGTGTAA